TTGAAAAGAATTCTTATTATTGACAACTGAAGAAAAGGTAGAGCAATCCTGAAGTTGTCCCTGAAACAGGTGGTATATAATTTTAGcattaacaataataaaaggaAGGCATAGCACCTTGGCATAATGAGTGACAAATTAAGTGTCTATCTCGTTGCTAGAAGTAGcaaagtgaaaaataaaatactATTAAGGTTATTAGAATCTTTGAATTGTTCCATATGTCATGATTATATGTTTGTCCCCATGATGACTCCCTGTGGACATAATTTCTGTTATGGTTGTTTAAATAACTGGATAACTGGTGGTTCAAAGGATTTAAATTGTCCTCAATGTAGATCCACAATTAATGAAGCTCCaagattgaatttaattttaagGGAAACTTTGGattcaataattgaatttctgaatgagaaaaagaaagtttCAAGAGATGCACAATTCAAGAAGATAATGGAAAGTAAGTCTATGGAACTTtctaaatataaaaaagatttagataaagataatctatttgaaagttttttcaagaattcaGCTATGGCTGTTGTagatgaggatgatgatgaaggaATTCCTCGTTGTAGTAATTGTCATTGGGAAATTGATCCTGATGATTtggaagataatgataatgtttGTCCACATTGTAATATGAGAATTAGAAATTCTGtacaaaatatttcaaaccGCAATAGTGAAGTAACCAACTTAAGGACAAATGATGCAATTATTGTTGGTctagatgatgatgaatataGCTCTGATGAAATACAACAAATACACGATGATTTGGTAAGGCATCCAAATGCTGATAGTCCTGAAATTTATTCAGACTCTGATTTAGAATCTGACagtaatgaagatgaagagaGCTTAATACCGAGAAAGCAATCAAATAAACATCGCGATAACTTCTATGATGATGAGGCATCTGAAGattatgatgaagaagataatcatacgaaaataaatagaaaCGAAGATCGGATAAGTATCAATTCAGCTGAAGATTCGGAAGATGATTCAGATTTAGATGGGTTCATTGAGCATGATGACGATGCGCTACGTGATGATGGAGGAATTGTGGTAAATGAAGCTGGGCATATTAGTAGTAATGATGAGGAAGAGCAAAATAGTGACTATTATGAgcataatgatgatgaaggaTTTGTTAGTGGAGATAGTTTAAACGATGAATCAGATGAGTCTGATCATTTAGAGGAacatgatgatgaggatgatgaggatgatgatgaggatgatgaggatgaggatgatggtgatgacGACGACGACGACAGAGATGAAGAACGAAGTCGAAAACGACAAAGAAGGTCAAGAGTGGTTCTTGACGGTAGTGATGACGAGTAAATTAAAGTTAAAAACTCTATATAAAAGTACGTCTCATATGCGgtatatataaattcaattgaattagCATCCTGTATTATATTGCATGATTACTGTAGTTATCCTTATATTTTGTAGTCAGAGTAGTGAATTGTCTTTCCGTAGAGGTAACGTTTTATGCCTTCTATAGCGCTTCTCgcatatttttttgttaatagaattaaagaaagGGACAGATCTatgtattatattgaaaaaaagacATTAGAATTTATAGAGTGACTTTTTGCAAGAGTAAAAAGACAATCCTATAAGTAATATAAGAACAAGAAAGTGATTAAAAGGGTTGTTTCGATTGTCCATTAGTATACTGggaagaaataaaattctTTTAAACCATGATATATCCTCTAATTAGTCGAAGAACATTAGTTACAAGCTCACCTAAAGGGATAATAATACGACTACAATATCCAATCCTTCGTCCTTTGACTTTTCCTTTAGGCCCAAATCatgtaaataatacaacaaACTGTAATGGCATTAGTAtaacaaaaagaaattattcGCTGAAGTTCCCTTATTTTGACTTGAAAAACACCAAATTAAGGCTCAATACTAACAATAATGTCAGAATGcatgaaaataataaacaagTTGATGGTAAACATTTCTTCACGAAACAAGGAGATGTTACTGAGAACAACGAAAAGTCTCAATTGAAACATGAAAATCCATCCCATGAGGAGGATGAGAAGGTAATGGCGATAAATAGTATTCAAGAAGCAATCAGACAACAACGAAATAAACGTCGAAAACAAATGGCATCAATAATCTTTATGATCCTCAGTAGTTTATTAATTGGATATGGATTAGGTTATAAAGTATTATATTTAAGGcaagaaatattttggCCAATTTGTCCCacttcaaaatatcataaattaagtaaaaatgaattgaaaaagataaatcttttacaaattgaaaaattagctAGAATTAGAACTTTAGAGCAATTATCAAAACATGAAATGATTAAAGATCAATACGGGATACCTTTAAAGttggaaaatgaagataatactGAAGGAGTGGGAGAGCCATTCAAGATATGGTGTGAAGATCAAGATTTATGTTTATTTGGTGTCAAGATTAAACCAGATGggaacaataataataataagcaAAAACAAAGGGACGAGGATCATAAGTGGTATAGATTGccatttttattcaaatggAGGTTTACTTATAAATCCATTAGTTTACTGAtaacatttcaaaatatcttgaactcaattggaataaataagaatggattatatgaaattattgaaccAGAAAAAGTTTATGgatcatttaaatatgaGCATCCTTTAGGTAGGGGATCTTCAAGTGtgaatgataataaatcagaTTGCGGGCACCCTATGCATTTATGGTTTTTAGGCGAAATCAAATTAGACAAGGATTCCTTAGTAATTtataaaggaaaatatcATGTTGATGTGAAAATGCAAGAAATAACACTTctaagaaaagaaaatgggaAATTGATTGAGTATATTCTGTACAATGATATTAAAAGATAATGCAAGTGAaggaataaataaataaaaagttacatatataatatacatatatatattctttgataggaagaaaaagaaaagtaatcaaatgaaaaaatggaacttttatattatattattaaattaaaaaaaggCTAGAATAACTACAGAAATATATAGTAATTGAAATTGTAAAAAGAACACTAACAATAGttttaaaataaattattttcaaaacagGAATTTAGAAGAACTTTTAATATCCTTAGAACCAAAATATGGTGTAAAGGGGAAGAAATTCggtaaaagaaaaaagaacaGTTGTAGgttaaaagaaaaaaaatcaattactCTTATTCAACGACATCTTGGGAACCACTTATAACATGTATGCGATTACACCTGCGATGATAGTACCGGCAATTCCTGCCTTTGTCATTGCACTTTGACCATCGATATTTCTGATAGCGGCATTCTGTTGTTGACCATCTGTAAGGTTTTGTGCATTTGACAAACTTGACAAGGCAATAATTGGTGTAACAATTTTGTAGAGATTCATTGTTTTCGTTTctgttttctttattatgTTATTGGTTATATTTTTAGTGTATGTTGATATGAGGTATTCTAGTTCAAGGAATGAGAATACTGAAAATGATGGGATTAGAGTAATAATGAGAAACAAACTAGTAACTTTTAGCAACGTTTTTTTATCTCTCTTTATATAGTCCAGTAGTATTCAAGGATGTAGCCAATCGTCATGAACACCTCATTCGacaatatttattttgtgaCACTTTCCAGCCACTTCCCCTCCGAATGACGTATGTGTCgcttttttcttgaaagtACGCACACGCGTAAAATTTAGGGGATACGAAAAATAAACTGTACTCGAACATTCCAATCCATTCATCAATCAGTATTGCAACAGGCATTGTTTGAAACGGGAAGGTAGAGGGGTTACGGTCTTACTATGATAGTAGTCTCTCATAGATAGAGCACACCATGACTTGTTtcataatatatttatagGGTATAGACCAATTAATTTTACTATCATCATGACATCATTCGTTTTAGTTATCGAGAAAGATATGAAAGGAAGGATAGTTTCCGCGTACATACGATCCTATAAttacaatatattattggttATCGTTCTATGGAAATCTATGAATTAAAGATCCTTCACTATGTAGATGCTCGAGTATTTACTATTATGGACACTTGTGGTTCTACAAGGAGTTAACATTTGGTTCAATTAGAAGTGAAAGTAATCAACtattatatatcttttGAGAGACAGAACAGGCTCTCAGTACGTCTTCATCTCCCTATGTATCGTATGTGGTCTGAGAAACTCCGTAACAACAGGAAATCTAATCATCTCTTCTTAAAGTTGAGTTTAGATGgtgaaaattgaaaatcatATTTCCCAACAGCATGGATAACTTCCTATCCGAATATATGGTACATATATGTCGATTTGCTAAAAAGACATTGATTTACAGACACACAATATTGCCTTAACGTACGGTAGATATGCCGAGGGaacaaggaaaaaaaattttcacgATGAGATATCATTGGAAATCAAAGATATAAGAGATATAtaggtatatatatacgttaTGTATAGTACTCTTTGGCAATTGCAAAAAGAGGACGACTGGTTATGCCTTGAAAAAGTGTTAGTAACATTGTTACACATATTTCTCCCAATCTAACTGCGCCAAAGGACAGTTATGACTTATTTCCAACACGTCCTTCGTATGATACCTTTTATTTCCTATTCCTTGGAGAACAATTACTTTCTCGAAACAATACTTGAAATCAAGGCTATATTACTACACTACAATAAAGGTTTAAATATCAAGTTTGCTAAAACATTTTTATACGCTGCTCACAACGCTGGATGTCCACTATTACATATTTTACtgaaatttcatttttttacAATATATTGGGCGTGTGGCGTAGTTGGTAGCGCGCTCCCTTAGCATGGGAGAGGTCTTGGGTTCGATTCCCAACTCgtccatttttttctaaagtTTTGTTTCTCATTTCAAACTGTAAATtatagatttatttttagttttaCTGTCACGTTCTAGGCTATTTGGCCTTTTCCGTGGCGCGTTTCTCGAAGGTGACCAACGAAGTGAACGagtgaaaattttccatgGCATCGCTTTCTGAATGGGTTCGATGAGTTTCAGCGAataccatatatatatatagagacATTAGAAAGTAGggtaaatttgaatctaGTAAGTTATCTTGATGCTCTATTTatagaagagaagaaaagaaaacatacAACTAGATCCCTAGGAACCTAGATCatagaaagaagagaatattATATCCCATCACATAATATCTCATCACATAACATTACATCACATAACATCGCATCAGATCCTCACCGAAAGGATCATCACATCACCGAAAGGAACATACTCATCGATAGACATACTCATCGATAACATACTACTCATACTACTCACCGATAGACAGTAATACACATCCATAGGATTGATAATTATCTGCTATTCATCGAGCTTAGTGTACGTATATTTTTAAGTAGCTACAAGATATAAGTTTTGATAACTGGTAATAATTATCTGCCGGTATAGATCTAACTATTGAGCTTATATTGGATACAGAGATAATAGAATAGTAGATATTGCATTcgttatcttcaaatttctcaaaagtagaaatatcaaagaTAAGACACACCAGATTCGTAACTCATTATCAAGGtaatcaagataataagGACACAACTTCACCCAAACTGGTCATAACAGACGTAAAAGATTTCATATCATAGACgtctataattttttataaaggATCAAGGTGCAGGGTAAGTTGACTTATAGTCGGCTGTTAAATAAGAGTGCGGTTTTTATATTATCGTGAGGTAATATATCACAAAATCGTGACAATAACCAAGAACGGAACAGAAGCTTacattttaaaaaaaacGACAATTATTGGACTATCCCTAACATGtcaaaaattgatttcGCCCAGGATCGAACTGGGGACGTTCTGCGTGTTAAGCAGATGCCATAACCGACTAGACCACGAAaccttattattatttttttgtaatacAGGAAATAGGTACAAGGAACTCAATGAATAATCTAGCATCCACGAACCAAGTCTCAACTCCCATTAACCGGACATCGTCCAATAGACTTCGGTTCGGACCACATGCtccaagaagaaagattaagaaGTAATGACGTCATGGGAGAACATCATGGAATGTCATGGAATGACATGGAATGATAGAACATTATGAAACGTCATAGAATGTTTCAGATANNNNNNNNNNNNNNNNNNNNNNNNNNNNNNNNNNNNNNNNNNNNNNNNNNNNNNNNNNNNNNNNNNNNNNNNNNNNNNNNNNNNNNNNNNNNNNNNNNNNNNNNNNNNNNNNNNNNNNNNNNNNNNNNNNNNNNNNNNNNNNNNNNNNNNNNNNNNNNNNNNNNNNNNNNNNNNNNNNNNNNNNNNNNNNNNNNNNNNNNNNNNNNNNNNNNNNNNNNNNNNNNNNNNNNNNNNNNNNNNNNNNNNNNNNNNNNNNNNNNNNNNNNNNNNNNNNNNNNNNNNNNNNNNNNNNNNNNNNNNNNNNNNNNNNNNNNNNNNNNNNNNNNNNNNNNNNNNNNNNNNNNNNNNNNNNNNNNNNNNNNNNNNNNNNNNNNNNNNNNNNNNNNNNNNNNNNNNNNNNNNNNNNNNNNNNNNNNNNNNNNNNNNNNNNNNNNNNNNNNNNNNNNNNNNNNNNNNNNNNNNNNNNNNNNNNNNNNNNNNNNNNNNNNNNNNNNNNNNNNNNNNNNNNNNNNNNNNNNNNNNNNNNNNNNNNNNNNNNNNNNNNNNNNNNNNNNNNNNNNNNNNNNNNNNNNNNNNNNNNNNNNNNNNNNNNNNNNNNNNNNNNNNNNNNNNNNNNNNNNNNNNNNNNNNNNNNNNNNNNNNNNNNNNNNNNNNNNNNNNNNNNNNNNNNNNNNNNNNNNNNNNNNNNNNNNNNNNNNNNNNNNNNNNNNNNNNNNNNNNNNNNNNNNNNNNNNNNNNNNNNNNNNNNNNNNNNNNNNNNNNNNNNNNNNNNNNNNNNNNNNNNNNNNNNNNNNNNNNNNNNNNNNNNNNNNNNNNNNNNNNNNNNNNNNNNNNNNNNNNNNNNNNNNNNNNNNNNNNNNNNNNNNNNNNNNNNNNNNNNNNNNNNNTATATTAGACTATTCAATAAAAAGTAGGAAATTTTAATAGATAGCTAGAaccaaaaattaaataccTTGGTTACCATCATTTCGAAATCATTTCGATGCTTTTTAAAGTCCTTTAATGCAATATAATTCGTATATGGATGAATAGGAAAGTGTCACGTTCTAGGCTATTTGGCCTTTTCCGTGGCGCGTTTCTCGAAGGTGACCAACGAAGTGAACGagtgaaaattttccatgGCATCGCTTTCTGAATGGGTTCGATGAGTTTCAGCGAataccatatatatatatagagacATTAGAAAGTAGGGTAAATTTAGAATTCTAGTAAGTTATCTTGATGCTACTATttatagaagaagaaagaaaagaaaacataaCAACTAGACTACCNNNNNNNNNNNNNNNNNNNNNNNNNNNNNNNNNNNNNNNNNNNNNNNNNNNNNNNNNNNNNNNNNNNNNNNNNNNNNNNNNNNNNNNNNNNNNNNNNNNNNNNNNNNNNNNNNNNNNNNNNNNNNNNNNNNNNNNNNNNNNNNNNNNNNNNNNNNNNNNNNNNNNNNNNNNNNNNNNNNNNNNNNNNNNNNNNNNNNNNNNNNNNNNNNNNNNNNNNNNNNNNNNNNNNNNNNNNNNNNNNNNNNNNNNNNNNNNNNNNNNNNNNNNNNNNNNNNNNNNNNNNNNNNNNNNNNNNNNNNNNNNNNNNNNNNNNNNNNNNNNNNNNNNNNNNNNNNNNNNNNNNNNNNNNNNNNNNNNNNNNNNNNNNNNNNNNNNNNNNNNNNNNNNNNNNNNNNNNNNNNNNNNNNNNNNNNNNNNNNNNNNNNNNNNNNNNNNNNNNNNNNNNNNNNNNNNNNNNNNNNNNNNNNNNNNNNNNNNNNNNNNNNNNNNNNNNNNNNNNNNNNNNNNNNNNNNNNNNNNNNNNNNNNNNNNNNNNNNNNNNNNNNNNNNNNNNNNNNNNNNNNNNNNNNNNNNNNNNNNNNNNNNNNNNNNNNNNNNNNNNNNNNNNNNNNNNNNNNNNNNNNNNNNNNNNNNNNNNNNNNNNNNNNNNNNNNNNNNNNNNNNNNNNNNNNNNNNNNNNNNNNNNNNNNNNNNNNNNNNNNNNNNNNNNNNNNNNNNNNNNNNNNNNNNNNNNNNNNNNNNNNNNNNNNNNNNNNNNNNNNNNNNNNNNNNNNNNNNNNNNNNNNNNNNNNNNNNNNNNNNNNNNNNNNNNNNNNNNNNNNNNNNNNNNNNNNNNNNNNNNNNNNNNNNTGGTTATCACTTCGGTTTTGATCCGGANAACCCCGGTTCGAATCCGGTGGAcctttttatttctaatttttttaaattatatCTTAAAACTTGTCACGTTCTAGGCTATTTGGCCTTTTCCGTGGCGCGTTTCTCGAAGGTGACCAACGAAGTGAACGagtgaaaattttccatgGCATCGCTTTCTGAATGGGTTCGATGAGTTTCAGCGAataccatatatatatatagagacATTGAAATGGGAAATTTGAATCTGAAGTTATCTTGATGCTCATTTatagaagagaagaaaagaaaacatacAACTAGATCCCTAGGAACCTAGATCatagaaagaagagaatattATATCCCATCACATAATATCTCATCACATATATCCCATCACATAATATCTCATCACATAACATTACATCACATAACATCGCATCAGATCCTCACCGAAAGGATCATCACATCA
The Naumovozyma dairenensis CBS 421 chromosome 5, complete genome DNA segment above includes these coding regions:
- the PSH1 gene encoding ubiquitin-protein ligase PSH1 (similar to Saccharomyces cerevisiae PSH1 (YOL054W); ancestral locus Anc_8.808), with protein sequence MSDKLSVYLVARSSKVKNKILLRLLESLNCSICHDYMFVPMMTPCGHNFCYGCLNNWITGGSKDLNCPQCRSTINEAPRLNLILRETLDSIIEFLNEKKKVSRDAQFKKIMESKSMELSKYKKDLDKDNLFESFFKNSAMAVVDEDDDEGIPRCSNCHWEIDPDDLEDNDNVCPHCNMRIRNSVQNISNRNSEVTNLRTNDAIIVGLDDDEYSSDEIQQIHDDLVRHPNADSPEIYSDSDLESDSNEDEESLIPRKQSNKHRDNFYDDEASEDYDEEDNHTKINRNEDRISINSAEDSEDDSDLDGFIEHDDDALRDDGGIVVNEAGHISSNDEEEQNSDYYEHNDDEGFVSGDSLNDESDESDHLEEHDDEDDEDDDEDDEDEDDGDDDDDDRDEERSRKRQRRSRVVLDGSDDE
- the AIM39 gene encoding Aim39p (similar to Saccharomyces cerevisiae YOL053W; ancestral locus Anc_8.806) — its product is MIYPLISRRTLVTSSPKGIIIRLQYPILRPLTFPLGPNHVNNTTNCNGISITKRNYSLKFPYFDLKNTKLRLNTNNNVRMHENNKQVDGKHFFTKQGDVTENNEKSQLKHENPSHEEDEKVMAINSIQEAIRQQRNKRRKQMASIIFMILSSLLIGYGLGYKVLYLRQEIFWPICPTSKYHKLSKNELKKINLLQIEKLARIRTLEQLSKHEMIKDQYGIPLKLENEDNTEGVGEPFKIWCEDQDLCLFGVKIKPDGNNNNNKQKQRDEDHKWYRLPFLFKWRFTYKSISLLITFQNILNSIGINKNGLYEIIEPEKVYGSFKYEHPLGRGSSSVNDNKSDCGHPMHLWFLGEIKLDKDSLVIYKGKYHVDVKMQEITLLRKENGKLIEYILYNDIKR
- the NDAI0E00460 gene encoding uncharacterized protein (similar to Saccharomyces cerevisiae HOR7 (YMR251W-A) and DDR2 (YOL052C-A); ancestral locus Anc_8.802), with amino-acid sequence MNLYKIVTPIIALSSLSNAQNLTDGQQQNAAIRNIDGQSAMTKAGIAGTIIAGVIAYML